CATCGGCCCCAACGGCGCGGGCAAGACCACGCTGTTCAACCTGATCAGCGGGCGCTTCCCCGTGACCAGCGGCACCATCGCGCTCAACGGCCGGCCCATCGACGGCCTCGCGCCGCACGAGATCAACCGCCGCGGCCTCTCGCGGAGCTTCCAGGTGACCTCGATCTTCCCGCGCATGACGGTGTTCGAGAACATCCGCTGCGGGCTCCTCTGGTCGCGGGGCCACAAGTACTCGTTCTGGCAGCTCATGGGGGGCCAGCGCGCCCTCAACGAGGCGGCCGCGCAGCTCCTCGCCGACGTGCACCTGGAGGCGCGGCGCGACGTGCCCGCCGGGCTCCTGTCCTACGCCGAGCAGCGCGCGCTCGAGATCGGCATCACCATCGCGGGCGGCGCCGACACCATCCTCCTCGACGAGCCGACCGCCGGCATGAGCCGGAGCGAAGCCGACCACGCCGTCGCGCTGATCCGGCGGATCACCGCGGGTAAGACGCTCGTCATGGTCGAGCACGACATGAGCGTGGTGTTCAATCTCGCCGACGTGGTCACGGTGCTGGTGTACGGCCAGGTCATCGCCTCCGGCCCACCCGCGGAGATCCGCGCCAATCGCGCGGTGCAGGACGCCTACCTGGG
The DNA window shown above is from Candidatus Methylomirabilota bacterium and carries:
- a CDS encoding ABC transporter ATP-binding protein, with the translated sequence MSTPALRLTDVKKSFGPTAVIMGVSLDVVAGSRHAIIGPNGAGKTTLFNLISGRFPVTSGTIALNGRPIDGLAPHEINRRGLSRSFQVTSIFPRMTVFENIRCGLLWSRGHKYSFWQLMGGQRALNEAAAQLLADVHLEARRDVPAGLLSYAEQRALEIGITIAGGADTILLDEPTAGMSRSEADHAVALIRRITAGKTLVMVEHDMSVVFNLADVVTVLVYGQVIASGPPAEIRANRAVQDAYLGAPAEVA